A window of the Sulfitobacter alexandrii genome harbors these coding sequences:
- a CDS encoding TniB family NTP-binding protein, protein MDLKMLMIDEVHNLLAGSYREQRRFLNMLRFLANDLCASLVVFGVNEALEAVRGDDQLARRLDEHYLPLWEDDVEFSRLIQTLIAAMALEQRSGLTVASLRTILKVTGGVTSRVFIMIKSLAIDAIETGEERITDEAVQAWQPVWAKHAWSIPRQPIAEFG, encoded by the coding sequence GAGGTGCACAATCTGCTTGCCGGTAGTTACCGGGAGCAACGCCGGTTCCTGAACATGCTGCGGTTCTTGGCCAACGATCTCTGTGCCTCGCTTGTCGTTTTCGGTGTCAACGAAGCGCTCGAGGCCGTCCGCGGTGACGACCAACTGGCCCGTCGCCTGGACGAACACTACCTGCCGCTCTGGGAGGACGACGTGGAGTTCTCTCGGCTCATCCAAACGCTGATTGCCGCGATGGCACTTGAGCAGCGGTCGGGCCTCACGGTTGCGTCGCTTCGGACAATCCTGAAAGTGACGGGCGGTGTGACCTCGCGCGTGTTCATCATGATCAAGTCCTTGGCCATCGATGCGATCGAGACGGGTGAGGAGCGGATCACCGATGAGGCCGTTCAGGCCTGGCAGCCGGTATGGGCGAAGCATGCTTGGAGCATTCCGCGCCAACCCATCGCGGAGTTCGGGTGA